The DNA sequence CAGCGTCGTGCCCTATTGTAACCCCGCCTTCATGCTACCCCTGTCTACCCGCCTTATCAGCCTCACCGGCGCCCTGTTCCTGGCCGCCGGCACCGCCGGCTTCGCTCAGTCTGCCAGCGCCTGGAACAACCGGCAGTGCGCCGTGGTGCTGACCTACGACGACGCCATCGACGCGGACCTGGACCACGTGGTGCCGGCCCTCGACTCGGTCAGGCTGCGGGGCACGTTTTATTTGATCGGCTCCTCACCCGTCGTGGCCCGGCGCCTGCCGGAGTGGCGCCGCGCCGCCCAGCGCGGCCACGAGCTGGGCAACCACGCCCTGATGCACCCCTGCGACGGTAGCCTGCCCGGCCGCGGCTTCGTGACGCCCGACAACGACCTGAGCAAGTACACCGTGAGCCGGGCCGTGAGTGAGGTGCGGGCCAACAACGTGCTGCTCAACGCCATCGACGGCAAAACCGCCCGCACCTTCGCTTACCCCTGCGGCGACTTGACCATCGGCGGCGTGAAGTTCTACGACCAGCTGCGGACGGACTTCGTGGCGGCCCGCGGCGTACGGGCCGGCCTGCAGCCCGCCGCCCAGGTCGACCTGACCGACATCAACAGCTACATGATTAACGGGCAAAGCGGCGACTACCTCATCAACCTGGTAAAGCAGGCCCAACAGTCGCACACGCTGCTGGTGTTTCTGTTTCACGGCGTGGGCGGCGGCCACGCCCTGAATGTGGATCTGCAGGCCCACCGCCAGCTGCTGCGCTACCTGCGGGCCCACGAAAAGGAAATCTGGGTGGCCCCGATGGTGGAAGTAGCCGAGAAAATTCGGGCCGCCCAGGCGGCGGCCCCCGCGCAGCGCCAGCCCTAGCCGGCGGCTTCCGGCCGGCCTCCAGCCCCCACGACTAGCCCACTGGGAGCTGGCGTGGGTTTGCGGCACCTGCGTTCCGGATTACATCTATTTATTACTATATTGTATTCAACATTCGCTTATTCTTTTTCCTATTTCCTCGACTTATGTCCAACCGAAACTCCATCCTCCCGACCATGCTGCTGCTCAGCGGCATTGGCTCCGCCAGCTTTCTGCTCAGCCAGCTGCACCGCCTGGACCTGCGCTTCGACCTCTCCGACGACGCGGTCTACTACTGCTAGGCGGCCGGTTTTGGGGTTCGCGCGGCCGAGTGAAGCGGGCCGGCCGGAAGTTATGCGGGCCGGCCGGGGCAACAAATTAGTTATGCTTGCATAACATTTTCTTCACCTTTCCGTATTATCTTTGCAGCCAACAAGCTGAATTGCTTCTACATCCATACTTTGCCATGAAAAAGACCACTGCCCTATCTTCGCTGCTGCTGCTCAGTGGCCTCGGGTCCCTGGGCTACCTGACCGCTCAACTCAAAGACCTGAACCTGCACTTCGACCTGCGGGGTGAGGACCAGTGCTACTACTGCTAAGCCGGCCTACCAGCCGCTTTTTTACCCAAAGCTCCGCCCCGGCGGGGCTTTGTTGTTTTAGGCCGGAAATAAACCCGCCATCAGAATCAGGCGGTTATCGTTAGAGAAATAAAAAAACCACATCCATTCGGGCCGGTTTTCGGTACTTCACAGTTCGGCGGCCCGCGCGGGGCTTCCGTTATTCTTTCCACCACCTTTTATTCCAGTACCCGGCCCACGTTGGGCCCGGCCCCGGAAATCCGTAAAACGCACTGGTTTATGAACCTAAACAGCCTCCAGGAGCAAATCAGCTACATCATCGGGCGCGATTTGGCCCGCAACTTCGCCCAGCAGGGCCTGCAGCTCGACATCGACGTGCTGGCCGCCAGCCTCAAGGAAGGCCTGGCCGGCGAGCCCAGCCGCCTCTCGCAGGAGCAGATGCGCAGCGCCATGGAGCAGCTCCAGGCCCAGATGGGCGGCCCCGAAGAAGACGACCACCAAGATTCCTCTGATATGAGCAACAACAAGCAAGCCGGCGAAGACTTCCTGGCCGAAAACAAGAACAAGCCCGGCATCACGACCCTGCCCAGCGGCCTGCAGTACGAAGTCCTGACCGAAGGCTCGGGCAAAAAGCCCGGCCCCAGCAGCTCGGTAACCACCCACTACCACGGCACGCTCATCAACGGCACCGTATTCGACAGCAGCTACCAGCGCGGCCAGCCCGCTACGTTCGGCGTCAACCAGGTGATTGCCGGCTGGACAGAAGCCCTGCAGCTGATGCCCGAAGGCTCGAAGTGGCGCCTCTACATTCCCTCCGACATGGCCTACGGCAAGCGGGGTGCTGGCCGCGACATCGGCCCCGACTCGGCCCTGATTTTCGACGTGGAGCTGCTCAAAGTAAACAACTGAAGCACACCCTCGGCCTCTAGTCCGGCCCGTGCCACCCAGCCCCCGCGCTGGGTGCGCACGAGCACGGCCAGCCGCCCCGCTGCTTCCCTGTTGGCCCCCATGCCTACCCACGAACCTTCCCCGGCCGAACCACTACCGCCGCCGCCCGACCCGGAGCCAGTCTTGACCGCCCAGCCGGCCCCCCTGCCCACCCTGCGCAGCGAAAACGGCCGTTTGGAGCTCACCGCCGACAGCCTCACCGTGAACGGGCAGCGCTACGGCCTGCTCGAGCTGGAAGGCCTCGACGTGCAGCCTGTACGCTGGCTGCTGTGGTTTATGCTGGGCGGCTTGGTGCTGGCCGGCTTCACGCTGGCTTTTCTGCAAAACTGGATTCGTACCATGCCCGCCATGTTTGGCATGGCCGTGGGGGCCCTACTGCTGGCCTACGGCAACCGGGGCGCCAATCGGTTGCGCCTTTACCGCCTGGGCCGCGAAACCGTGTACTATTCCTTTGCGGGCGCCTCCGAGTCGTGGCTGAAGCTGGTGGCCGAAGCCAACCGCCGCATCCGGCAGCGGCACGATGAAGCCGCGGCCCTGGCGGCCGCTATCTACCAGGCCGAGCTGGACGCGGCCAATGCCGCCGCCGCTGAGGCGTCTGAAACGACGGACTAAGCCTTTCCCCCGGAGCTTCCGGACCCGGCACCGGCTTCATCACTGATTTAGTCGGTTTGCCCTACCTTTGCCCGCTTTTATTTTTGAGGCAAGCTTCCTTTTCCCCTTTCTATGGACGCCAAACATCGGCACACCGCCATTTCGACCGGTGGCTTACTGATTGCCCTCGGTATTATCTACGGCGACATCGGCACTTCGCCGCTCTACGTGATGAAGGCCATTGTGCCCGAGCTGATTGACCCGCGGCTGATTCTGGGCGGCATCTCCTGCGTGCTCTGGACGCTGACGCTGCAAACCACCATCAAGTACGTGCTGCTCACCCTGAACGCGGACAACAACGGGGAAGGCGGCATTTTCTCGCTCTACGCCCTGGTGCGGCGGCGGGCCGCCTGGCTGACGGTGCCGGCCATCATCGGCGGCGCGGCCCTGCTGGCCGACGGCGTAATTACGCCCCCGATTTCGGTATCGTCGGCCATTGAGGGGCTCAAGCAGGTATATCCGCACCTGAGCCAGGACATTATCGTCTACATCGTCATTGCCATCATTGCGGGGCTGTTTTTCCTGCAAAGCTTCGGCACCCAGATTGTCGGCAAGGCCTTCGGACCCATTATGTTCCTGTGGTTCAGCATGCTGGGCGTGCTGGGCGTCAGCTGGATTGTGCAGAACCCAGAAATTCTGAAGGCGGTAAACCCCTACTACGCCTACGAGCTGCTGGTGGAATATCCCGGCGGGTTCTGGCTGCTGGGGGCCGTGTTTCTGTGCACCACCGGGGCCGAGGCGCTTTATTCCGACCTGGGCCACTGCGGCAAAGGCAACATCCGCATCAGCTGGGTGTTCGTCAAAACCTGCCTGTTGCTCAACTACTTCGGGCAGGGTGCCTGGCTGCTCACCAACCAGGGCCAGCAGCTGGGCGGCCGCAACCCCTTCTATGAGCTCATGCCCGACTGGTTTCTGCTCATCGGTATTGGCATTGCCACCATTGCGGCCATCATTGCCTCCCAGGCCCTGATTACGGGCTCGTTTACGCTGGTAGCCGAGGCTATCCGCCTGAACATGTGGCCCAAGGTTAAGCTCAACTACCCCACCGACGTGAAGGGCCAACTCTACGTGCCCTCGATGAACCGCCTGTTGCTGCTGGGCTGCATCGGGGTGGTGCTGTACTTCCGCGAGTCCAGCAACATGGAAGCCGCCTACGGCCTGGCCATTACCCTGACCATGCTGATGACCACGCTGCTGCTCACTGTGTGGCTGCGCACCAAGCGCGTGCCGCTGGTGGTCGTGGTGCTGTTTGCGGCCCTGTACGGGCTTATCGAAGGCTCTTTCCTGGTGGCCAACCTGATTAAGTTTCCGCACGGCGGCTGGGTTTCCCTGGCCATTGGCGCCACGCTGATTGGGGTGATGTACGTGTGGCTGCGCGCCTACTACATCAAGCGCCGCCTGACGGAGTTCGTCAAGATTGACCCCTACATGGACGCGCTGAAAGAGCTCAGCAACGACGAATCAGTACCGAAATACGCTACCCACCTGGTGTTTATGACCTCGGCCGAGCGGGCTTCCGAAATTGAGAGCAAGATCATCTATTCCATCTTCCAGAAGCGTCCCAAACGGGCCGACATCTACTGGTTTGTGCACGTGGATACCACCGACGAGCCGTATACGATGGAGTACAAAGTGGTAGAGCTGGCTCCCGACGACGCCTTCCGCATCACCTTCCGCCTGGGTTTCCGCGTCGAGCAGCGCATCAACCTCTACTTCCGCAAGGTGGTGGAAGACCTGGTGCGCAACCGCGAAGTGGACATTACCTCCCGCTACGAATCCCTGAGCAAGCAGCACGTGACCGGCGACTTCCGCTTCGTGGTGCTGGAGAAGTTCCTGTCGGTCGAAAACGACTTCCCGGTGATGGAGAAGCTGGTGATGCAGGCCTACTTCTACATCAAGCAGTTCATTGCCTCCGAAGACAAATACTTCGGCCTGGATACCTCCTCGGTGAAGGTGGAAAAGGTGCCGCTGGTGATTACGCCCGTGCGCGACGTGGCCCTGAAACGGGTGATGTAACGAAATCTTCCGGTTGCCGAACTAGTCGGCATGCCGCCAAAAAAGCCCCGCCAGTGTCTGGTGGGGCTTTTTTGTTTTGAAGCCGGCGGACTACGACGCGAAAGCCAAAAAGTTATGCTAGCAGCATATTGTATTTCAGCTATGTTTTCACTCCATTCGCTTATTGCTCAGTTCTTTTCTACCCCAAACACCCACAACCATTATGCGCATTCCTACCCTTTCCGCCGCGCTGTGCGCGGTGCTGCTGGCCGGCTGCCAGCAGGAACAGGACGACCGGCAGCTGCCCCAGCCCGCCGACAACCCCACCGAGGCACTCAGCGCCCATCAGCTCGACGAGCAGATCCTCAGCACGCTCAACCGGCAGGGCCGCTTCGACTGGAACCAGGCCTCGCCTCACTTCGTGTGGAGCGCCCTGACCCGCTCCGACTACGTGCTGTCGGTGGGCTACCGGCCGGCCGGCTACGCCGGGGCCCTGCCCGACGACGCGGCCACCGACCCCGCCTGGCAGGCGGCCCGCCGGCAGGTGCTGGAGCTGATTCTGGCCGAGGAGCGCAAATCCCGGCCCGAGCTGACCCTCAACGACCTGATTGCCTACCAGGAAAACGTGCTGCCCGTGCTCGACGTGACGGTGCGGGAGCTGAGCACCATTCAGCAGCTGCGGGCCTCCGGGCTGGTGCGCTACGCCGAGCCCATTGGCTACGAGCCCAACCGCCCCACTACTACCGCCAGCAAAACCGCCGCCGGGCTGACCAGCAGCGGCTGCGGCAACAACTCGGCCACGGCCGGCCTGGTCGCCGGCTCCGACTACACCGTGCTCAACAACGGCAGCAAATCGAGCTGGAACCACGCCGACCAGTACCACGGCATCCGGAGCAGCTGGAGCCAGAGCACGGGCCAGGGCATGAAGATCGTCATTATCGACTCGGGCTGCTCGGATGCCCAGGAAAACCTGGGCGCGGCCTTCAACCAGGGCCTGAGCAGCGGCCGCACCATTGAGCGCCTCGTGACGCTGCCCCGCAACTCCATCTTCGGCATTCCCTACGGCGACGCCGAAACGCCCAACGACGGCTGCGGGCACGGTACCAGCATGGCCGGCGCGGCCGCCGCACCCCGCGGCACCGACGGCGCCTCGGTGGGCGTGGCCTACAACGCCAGCCTGATAACCGTGCGGGCGGCGGAAGACGTGTTCATCGACGGCAGCCGGGAAGTGAAGGGCGTGTCGGATGCCTACATTCTGGCCGCTAACCGCGCCGACGTGCGCATCATCAGCATGAGCATGGGCCGCCTGACCAGCGCCTCCCAGATGACCGACGCCATCCGCTACGCCTACGGCAAGGGCAAGCTGATTTTCTGCGCCGCCGGCACCTCCCTCGACTGGACGGCGGGCTGGGCCGGGGTTATCTACCCCGCCTCCCTGCCCGAAGCCGTGGCCGTGACGGGCATCAAGGACGACCTGACCACCCGCTGCGACGAGTGCCACGTGGGCTCCGACGTGGAGTTTACCGTGGTCATGCAGCGCACCAGCAACGACCGGCGGCCCCTGTCGCTGGCCATGAGCGGCGACGCACCCAGCACGGTCGGCGGCTCGTCGGTGGCCACCGCCAGCATGGCCGGCATGGCCGCCGTGGTGTGGGCCCGCTACCCCGCCGAAAGCCGGGCCCAGATCATGAGCCGCCTGGTAGCCAACAGCAGCAACCGCACCGCCCGCAACGGCAACTTCGGCTGGGGCCGGGTGAACGTGGGTGCCGCCGTGGGCGTGCTGCCCCTGTAGTACGATTATCGACTCCAGGAAATAAAAAGCCTCCGGAGAAGTTCTCCGGAGGCTTTTTACGTGCCTGCCACGTCGTGAGGCGCAGCAGGTTTACTTTATGCTGAACGAGCAGAACCTACTTCACCCGCAGCCACTTATTGAACACGGTCTGCTGCTGGGCCGTGGGGTTGGGCAGCTTCTCGATGCGGTAGCGCTGGCTGCCGCTGGCCAGCAGCGGCAGGGTCACCTCTTTCAGCTGCCCGTCGCGCGAGACGATGAAAGAAACGGGCGTGCCCACCGGCACACCGACCAGCAGCTTGTTGGGGTCGTCGGTGAGGCGGGCTCCATTCACGGCCAGAATTTCGTCGCCCACGCTCAGGCCGCCCTGCCAGGCGCTGCCGTTGCGCACCACGCTGCCGACGGTGAACTTGCCCCCGGCGGTGCTGACGGTGGCGCCCAGCGCGGCATCCGAGGTAACGGGCGTGCTGGTCAGCGTGAGGCCGGCGTAGCCCAGGGCCGTGTTGTAGGGCAGCGTTTCGGTGCCGTACACGTTCTGGCGGAAGAAGTCGTCGAAGCGGCGGCCGGCTACTTTGGCTACGGCCGCCTGGTACTCATCGTCGGTGAAGCCCCGGCCCAGTTTCTGGTAGTACTGGTCGTAGAGGTAGCGCATTACGTCGTCGAGGCTTTTCTGGCCTTTGGTTTCGTTGATAATCATCAAGTCGAGCACCGCCCCGATGACCTCGCCCTTGTCGTAGTAGCTGATGCCGGTGTTCTGCGAGTTTTCGTTGGGCCGGTAGTACTTAATCCAGGCATCAAAGCTCGACTCGGCCGCGGCCTGCTGTTTGTTGCCGGGCGTATTCTCCACCCGGCCGATGCCGTTGCTCAGATCAGCCAAATAGCCCTCGGGCGTCACGAAGCCGGCGCGCTGCACAATCAGGTTGCTGAAGTACTCGGTGCCGCCCTCACTGACCCAGAGCATGCGGGTGTAGTTTTCCGCGTCGTAGTTAAACGGGCCCAGGGCCACGGGCCGGATGCGCTTCACGTTCCAGAGGTGGAAATACTCGTGGGCCACCAGCCCCAGAAAGCCCTTCCAGCCCGCTTCTGAGCTATAGGCATTGCGCGACACCGACAGCGTGGTGGAGAACAGGTGCTCCAAACCGCCGGTGCCCCGGTCGATGTTGTGAATGATGAACACGTAGCGGTCCAGCGGATTCTGGCCCACCACGCGGTGCGCCTCCTCGCAGGTGCGCTTCATGTCCGCGAGCAGCCGGGCCTCGTCGTACTGGGGGTTGCCAAACATGGCAATGGTGTGGGGCGTACCGTTGGCCTCAAAGCTCAGCACCTTGTGGGTGCCGATTTCAATGGGCGAGTCGGCCAGCTCGTCGTAGCTGGCCGAGCGGAAGGTGAAGGGCGCGCCGGCCGGCTTCAGGCTGGTCGTCACCTGGGTCCAGCCCGGGGCCGGCTGCACCGTCAGGGTGCTGGGCAGCTGCTGGCCCTCGGCCGGGTACATAAACACGCTAGTGCCGTTCAGGTAGCCGTGGGCCGCGTCGATAAAGCTGGTGCGCACGCTCAGCTCGAAGGCATACACGCGGTAGTGCACCGTGAAGTCCTTGGCGCCGGGGTGGTACACGCGCCAGGTATTCTTGCTGATTTTCTCGGTGCGCAGCGGCTGGCTCCCGGCCTTAGCCTCGAAGCCTTCCACGTTTTTGGCAAACTCCCGCACCAGGTACGAGCCCGGGGCCCACACCGGCATTTTTACGTCGGTGAATTGCTTGCCGAAGCCACCCAGGGCCATGTCTACTTCAAAGTAGTGCGTCTGGGGAGCCGGCATCGACAGGGTGTAGCGCAGCGAGGAAGCTGCCTGGGCCGGGGCAAACTGGCTGAGCAGCAGCACGGCCGCCACGGCCAGCAGCCGGCGAAAACAGGGTGAAAACATGAAAAGGAACGGTTGAAATGAAAAAGACGGTGGGAACTTACCCCGACACGGGAAAGCAGGCGGGGTTGCAAGATACTGGTGAAAACCAGCCGCTGCCGCCGTTTGGCCCTTCTCCGCCCGAAATTTGCCAGGAACCCGGGCCCAAGCTCCGCCGTTAGGGCAGTACGCCCCCCATTTCGGCGGGCTTCCGTTCACACGCATATGCGCTACGTCTGGCTCACCTTTCTTACGCTGGCGGCAGGAATGCTGGCTTTCTTCGGCTGGCAACGCTTCCGCGCCCCGGCGGCCCCCAACCGGGTGGCACTCGTCACGGGCTTGCCGGCCCGCACCGTCTCCGATACCCAATCCGGCGCGCTGGCGGAAGCCGTCAGCCCCGCCGAACTATCCCGGGCCGACAGCCTCATCGAGTTTGCCATGCGGCAGCTGGGCTCGCCCTACACCTACGCCGGCACCACGCCCACCGGCGGGTTCGACTGCTCGGGCTTTCTGCTGTACGTCTACGGGCACTTTGGCGTCAGCGTGCCCCACTCCACGGCCCTGCTCATCGACACCGGCCGGCCCGTAGCCCGGGAGCAGGCCCGCCGCGGCGACATGGTCATCTTCACCGGCACGGCGGCTACTTCCACCACGCCCGGCCACGCCGGCATCATCATTTCGCTTCCCGGCCAGCCGTTGCGCTTTATTCATTCCTCCTCGGCCCGCCGCGAATCCGGGGTGAAAGTCAGCCAGGTGGAAGGTACCGACTACGAGCGGCGCTTCATGGGCATCCGGCGGGTGCTGGATGTGGCACCGACCGCCGCCGCAAGCGAGGACGAGGCAAAGTCAACCGTAAAAACCAAGGTAACGAGCAAGCCGGCCGGTGCTGGTGCTACGAAGGTGAAGACCAAGGTAAAAAGCGCCGCTCGCCCCGACGGTACCCGCTAACTGACTGCATCTGGGGCGCCAAAAGCATGCTCCCGAATAGAAATGGTGGAGTCCGGGCTTCGCTCAGATGGCTATAAAAAACGATACCCGGCCGCCTATGCAGAACTTCACAGAGAAGCTGC is a window from the Hymenobacter aquaticus genome containing:
- a CDS encoding KUP/HAK/KT family potassium transporter; protein product: MDAKHRHTAISTGGLLIALGIIYGDIGTSPLYVMKAIVPELIDPRLILGGISCVLWTLTLQTTIKYVLLTLNADNNGEGGIFSLYALVRRRAAWLTVPAIIGGAALLADGVITPPISVSSAIEGLKQVYPHLSQDIIVYIVIAIIAGLFFLQSFGTQIVGKAFGPIMFLWFSMLGVLGVSWIVQNPEILKAVNPYYAYELLVEYPGGFWLLGAVFLCTTGAEALYSDLGHCGKGNIRISWVFVKTCLLLNYFGQGAWLLTNQGQQLGGRNPFYELMPDWFLLIGIGIATIAAIIASQALITGSFTLVAEAIRLNMWPKVKLNYPTDVKGQLYVPSMNRLLLLGCIGVVLYFRESSNMEAAYGLAITLTMLMTTLLLTVWLRTKRVPLVVVVLFAALYGLIEGSFLVANLIKFPHGGWVSLAIGATLIGVMYVWLRAYYIKRRLTEFVKIDPYMDALKELSNDESVPKYATHLVFMTSAERASEIESKIIYSIFQKRPKRADIYWFVHVDTTDEPYTMEYKVVELAPDDAFRITFRLGFRVEQRINLYFRKVVEDLVRNREVDITSRYESLSKQHVTGDFRFVVLEKFLSVENDFPVMEKLVMQAYFYIKQFIASEDKYFGLDTSSVKVEKVPLVITPVRDVALKRVM
- a CDS encoding S8 family peptidase produces the protein MRIPTLSAALCAVLLAGCQQEQDDRQLPQPADNPTEALSAHQLDEQILSTLNRQGRFDWNQASPHFVWSALTRSDYVLSVGYRPAGYAGALPDDAATDPAWQAARRQVLELILAEERKSRPELTLNDLIAYQENVLPVLDVTVRELSTIQQLRASGLVRYAEPIGYEPNRPTTTASKTAAGLTSSGCGNNSATAGLVAGSDYTVLNNGSKSSWNHADQYHGIRSSWSQSTGQGMKIVIIDSGCSDAQENLGAAFNQGLSSGRTIERLVTLPRNSIFGIPYGDAETPNDGCGHGTSMAGAAAAPRGTDGASVGVAYNASLITVRAAEDVFIDGSREVKGVSDAYILAANRADVRIISMSMGRLTSASQMTDAIRYAYGKGKLIFCAAGTSLDWTAGWAGVIYPASLPEAVAVTGIKDDLTTRCDECHVGSDVEFTVVMQRTSNDRRPLSLAMSGDAPSTVGGSSVATASMAGMAAVVWARYPAESRAQIMSRLVANSSNRTARNGNFGWGRVNVGAAVGVLPL
- a CDS encoding M61 family metallopeptidase, whose amino-acid sequence is MFSPCFRRLLAVAAVLLLSQFAPAQAASSLRYTLSMPAPQTHYFEVDMALGGFGKQFTDVKMPVWAPGSYLVREFAKNVEGFEAKAGSQPLRTEKISKNTWRVYHPGAKDFTVHYRVYAFELSVRTSFIDAAHGYLNGTSVFMYPAEGQQLPSTLTVQPAPGWTQVTTSLKPAGAPFTFRSASYDELADSPIEIGTHKVLSFEANGTPHTIAMFGNPQYDEARLLADMKRTCEEAHRVVGQNPLDRYVFIIHNIDRGTGGLEHLFSTTLSVSRNAYSSEAGWKGFLGLVAHEYFHLWNVKRIRPVALGPFNYDAENYTRMLWVSEGGTEYFSNLIVQRAGFVTPEGYLADLSNGIGRVENTPGNKQQAAAESSFDAWIKYYRPNENSQNTGISYYDKGEVIGAVLDLMIINETKGQKSLDDVMRYLYDQYYQKLGRGFTDDEYQAAVAKVAGRRFDDFFRQNVYGTETLPYNTALGYAGLTLTSTPVTSDAALGATVSTAGGKFTVGSVVRNGSAWQGGLSVGDEILAVNGARLTDDPNKLLVGVPVGTPVSFIVSRDGQLKEVTLPLLASGSQRYRIEKLPNPTAQQQTVFNKWLRVK
- a CDS encoding FKBP-type peptidyl-prolyl cis-trans isomerase; translation: MNLNSLQEQISYIIGRDLARNFAQQGLQLDIDVLAASLKEGLAGEPSRLSQEQMRSAMEQLQAQMGGPEEDDHQDSSDMSNNKQAGEDFLAENKNKPGITTLPSGLQYEVLTEGSGKKPGPSSSVTTHYHGTLINGTVFDSSYQRGQPATFGVNQVIAGWTEALQLMPEGSKWRLYIPSDMAYGKRGAGRDIGPDSALIFDVELLKVNN
- a CDS encoding C40 family peptidase gives rise to the protein MRYVWLTFLTLAAGMLAFFGWQRFRAPAAPNRVALVTGLPARTVSDTQSGALAEAVSPAELSRADSLIEFAMRQLGSPYTYAGTTPTGGFDCSGFLLYVYGHFGVSVPHSTALLIDTGRPVAREQARRGDMVIFTGTAATSTTPGHAGIIISLPGQPLRFIHSSSARRESGVKVSQVEGTDYERRFMGIRRVLDVAPTAAASEDEAKSTVKTKVTSKPAGAGATKVKTKVKSAARPDGTR
- a CDS encoding polysaccharide deacetylase family protein — protein: MLPLSTRLISLTGALFLAAGTAGFAQSASAWNNRQCAVVLTYDDAIDADLDHVVPALDSVRLRGTFYLIGSSPVVARRLPEWRRAAQRGHELGNHALMHPCDGSLPGRGFVTPDNDLSKYTVSRAVSEVRANNVLLNAIDGKTARTFAYPCGDLTIGGVKFYDQLRTDFVAARGVRAGLQPAAQVDLTDINSYMINGQSGDYLINLVKQAQQSHTLLVFLFHGVGGGHALNVDLQAHRQLLRYLRAHEKEIWVAPMVEVAEKIRAAQAAAPAQRQP